In Humulus lupulus chromosome 6, drHumLupu1.1, whole genome shotgun sequence, a single genomic region encodes these proteins:
- the LOC133781659 gene encoding pentatricopeptide repeat-containing protein At1g25360-like, whose product MRAPMEVGKLANRYATQLQFSRFQNPISESLARHVHAHMIASGFRLRGHILNRLIDIYCKSSNLTYARNLFDQIPKPDIVSRTTMISAYSAAGSLKLASEIFFATPLTMRDTVFYNAMITCCSHNNDGFAAIQTFHDMRRAGVWPDDFTLSSVLSALGLIVDDEKQCQQMHCAVVKFGLCFVTSVLNSLISVYVKCASSSLASSSSSASLMFSARTLFDDMLKKDELSWTTIITGYVRCNDLAAAREFLDGMSEKLGIVWNAIISGYVHHGRFEEAVQIYRKMVSKGVPQDDFTYTHFISACANGGFFQLGRQIHGYILRTEAELTPEFSLPVNNALVTFYYKCGKIDTARKIFNKMSTRDVVSWNAILSGYVEARQIEDAKSFFSEIPERNLLTWTIMISALAQNGYGEEAIKLFNQMRSEGFEPCDYAFAGAVISCAILGALENGRQLHAQVIQLGHDTSLSAGNALITMYARCGDFEAAELAFLTMPYVDSVSWNALIAALAQHGRGRQALELFEQMLKEDIQPDRITFLTILSACSHAGLIEEGRHYFDSMLRTYGVSPGEDHYARMIDLLCRAGNFSEARNLIDSMPSEPGVAVWESLLSGCRTHGNMDLGIEAAERLFALRPQHDGTYVLLSNMYANVGKWENMAKIRQLMRGRGIKKEPGCSWIEVENKVHVFLVNDTAHPRVTAVYKYLEKLGLEIRKLGYVPDTKLVLHDTESEEHKEYALSTHSEKLAVAFGLLSLPQGATIRVFKNLRICGDCHNFFKFLTRVVERELVVRDGKRFHHFRNGECSCGNYW is encoded by the coding sequence ATGAGAGCACCCATGGAAGTTGGAAAATTGGCCAATCGGTACGCAACCCAGTTGCAATTTTCCCGCTTCCAAAACCCCATTTCAGAATCTCTGGCTCGGCACGTCCATGCCCACATGATCGCTTCTGGGTTTCGTTTACGTGGTCATATTCTCAACCGTTTGATCGACATATACTGCAAATCatcaaatttgacttatgctcgCAATCTGTTCGACCAAATTCCTAAACCAGATATCGTTTCGAGAACGACGATGATTTCCGCCTACTCTGCAGCTGGGAGTCTTAAGTTGGCCAGTGAGATATTCTTTGCAACTCCATTGACCATGCGAGACACTGTTTTCTACAATGCCATGATCACTTGTTGTTCTCATAACAATGATGGCTTTGCTGCTATACAAACCTTCCATGACATGAGGCGAGCTGGTGTTTGGCCGGATGATTTTACTTTATCTAGTGTTCTTAGtgctttggggcttatagttgatGATGAAAAGCAGTGTCAACAAATGCACTGTGCAGTTGTGAAGTTTGGATTGTGTTTTGTTACTTCAGTTTTAAATTCATTGATATCTGTTTATGTCAAGTGTGCATCTTCGTCACTAGCTTCTTCGTCTTCTTCGGCTTCACTGATGTTTTCGGCTAGGACATTGTTTGATGACATGTTGAAAAAGGATGAGTTGTCATGGACGACGATAATTACCGGATACGTGAGGTGCAATGACCTTGCTGCAGCTAGGGAATTTCTTGATGGGATGAGTGAAAAGTTGGGAATTGTATGGAATGCCATAATTTCAGGTTATGTGCACCATGGCCGCTTTGAAGAGGCAGTTCAGATTTATAGGAAGATGGTTTCAAAGGGTGTTCCACAGGATGATTTCACATACACGCATTTCATCAGTGCTTGTGCAAACGGTGGATTTTTTCAACTTGGAAGACAGATACATGGTTATATTTTAAGAACAGAAGCAGAGCTTACACCAGAATTTTCATTGCCAGTGAATAATGCATTGGTTACGTTTTATTATAAATGTGGTAAGATAGATACAGCAAGAAAGATATTCAACAAGATGTCTACAAGAGATGTTGTTTCATGGAATGCAATCTTGTCGGGGTATGTAGAGGCAAGGCAAATTGAGGATGCCAAATCCTTTTTCAGTGAGATTCCGGAGAGGAATCTTCTAACATGGACCATAATGATATCTGCTTTAGCACAAAATGGATATGGAGAAGAAGCTATAAAGCTTTTTAACCAGATGAGATCAGAAGGTTTTGAACCCTGCGATTATGCATTTGCTGGAGCGGTTATATCATGTGCCATTCTTGGAGCATTGGAGAATGGACGCCAACTCCATGCTCAGGTAATCCAGTTGGGGCATGATACAAGCCTCTCAGCTGGAAACGCGCTTATTACCATGTATGCGAGATGTGGAGATTTTGAGGCTGCAGAGCTTGCTTTCCTTACAATGCCTTATGTGGATTCAGTCTCTTGGAACGCTCTGATTGCAGCATTGGCACAACACGGTCGTGGTCGCCAAGCACTAGAACTTTTTGAGCAGATGTTAAAAGAAGACATCCAACCAGATAGGATAACTTTTCTCACAATTCTTTCAGCCTGCAGCCATGCTGGTTTGATCGAAGAAGGACGCCACTATTTTGATTCTATGTTGAGGACTTATGGTGTTTCCCCAGGTGAAGATCATTATGCCCGGATGATTGATTTGCTGTGTCGAGCTGGAAATTTCTCGGAAGCAAGAAACTTGATTGATTCAATGCCATCCGAGCCAGGTGTAGCGGTCTGGGAATCGCTTCTTTCTGGTTGTCGAACGCATGGGAACATGGATTTAGGAATCGAAGCTGCAGAGCGACTCTTTGCACTGAGGCCACAGCATGATGGAACCTACGTGCTTTTGTCAAACATGTATGCCAATGTTGGCAAGTGGGAAAATATGGCGAAAATTCGGCAACTAATGAGAGGACGGGGGATCAAGAAGGAACCTGGTTGTAGTTGGATTGAAGTTGAGAACAAGGTCCATGTTTTCTTGGTTAATGACACTGCACATCCCAGAGTTACAGCAGTGTACAAGTATTTAGAGAAACTGGGACTCGAAATTAGGAAGTTGGGATATGTCCCGGATACAAAACTTGTGTTACATGATACTGAGTCTGAGGAGCATAAAGAGTATGCATTGTCAACTCACAGTGAGAAGCTTGCTGTTGCATTTGGGCTCTTGAGTCTTCCACAAGGAGCCACCATTAGGGTCTTCAAGAATCTTAGGATCTGTGGAGATTGCCATAACTTTTTCAAGTTCCTGACAAGAGTAGTGGAGAGGGAACTTGTTGTTAGAGATGGAAAGAGATTTCACCATTTTAGAAACGGTGAATGTTCTTGTGGCAATTATTGGTAG
- the LOC133781660 gene encoding probable polyamine transporter At3g13620 yields MGISNSNSEEDTTSQLLFPQDPTSNPTAINAPKKLALLPLVFLIYFEVSGGPYGEESAVGATGPLFAILGFLVFPFIWSIPEALITAELATAFPGNGGFVIWAHHAFGPFWGSLMGAWKFLSGVINLASYPVLCVDYLKLVIPILSSGFPRYVAIFVSTLVLSFLNYTGLSIVGYTAVTLGIVSLLPFLVMTLFAIPMIEPVRWLSLGQKGVKKDWTLFFNTLFWNLNFWDNASTLAGEVDQPQKTYPKALFSAVILSCFGYLIPLMAATGAIPLNQEDWADGYLATVAEMIAGKWLKIWIELGAVLSVVGLYEAQLTSSAYQVLGMAELGFLPRIFGARSQWFNTPWLGILISTVVPLVVSYMDFADIISSANFLYSLGMLLEFASFLWLRRKSPEVKRPFSVPLGFSGLVVMCLIPSVFLVYVMTVATKPVLLISSLLTLVGIGWYFLMNLCRSKMWFQFIKGENQLDKDDHDV; encoded by the coding sequence ATGGGAATCTCCAACTCTAACTCTGAGGAGGACACAACTTCCCAGCTCCTTTTTCCTCAAGATCCAACTTCAAACCCAACCGCCATTAACGCCCCAAAAAAGCTAGCTTTACTGCCACTCGTTTTCCTCATCTACTTCGAAGTCTCCGGTGGCCCGTATGGCGAGGAGTCGGCCGTGGGGGCAACCGGACCCCTCTTTGCCATTCTGGGTTTTCTTGTTTTCCCCTTCATATGGAGTATTCCGGAGGCTCTCATAACAGCTGAGCTCGCCACTGCTTTCCCTGGAAATGGTGGGTTTGTTATTTGGGCACACCACGCTTTTGGACCCTTTTGGGGTTCTCTTATGGGAGCTTGGAAGTTCCTTAGTGGGGTTATCAATTTGGCTTCTTACCCTGTTCTTTGTGTGGACTATTTGAAGCTGGTTATACCTATTTTGTCATCTGGGTTTCCTCGCTATGTTGCCATTTTTGTTTCGACTTTGGTGCTTTCTTTTTTGAACTATACTGGTTTGAGTATTGTTGGTTACACTGCTGTCACTCTTGGGATTGTATCACTTTTGCCATTTTTGGTGATGACCCTTTTTGCAATTCCCATGATTGAACCTGTTAGGTGGCTCAGTTTGGGTCAGAAGGGTGTGAAGAAAGATTGGACATTGTTCTTCAATACCCTTTTTTGGAACTTAAATTTTTGGGACAATGCTAGTACTTTAGCTGGTGAAGTTGATCAACCCCAGAAGACATACCCGAAGGCTCTTTTCTCTGCTGTGATTCTCTCTTGTTTTGGTTACTTGATACCTCTCATGGCTGCAACTGGTGCTATTCCTCTCAACCAAGAGGATTGGGCAGATGGGTATTTGGCCACTGTAGCAGAAATGATAGCTGGGAAATGGTTGAAGATTTGGATTGAACTTGGTGCTGTTTTATCTGTAGTTGGATTGTATGAAGCCCAATTGACTAGCAGTGCATACCAGGTGTTGGGAATGGCAGAATTGGGATTCTTGCCTCGGATTTTCGGAGCTCGGTCCCAATGGTTCAACACTCCTTGGTTGGGAATTCTGATCTCAACAGTAGTACCACTGGTTGTTTCATACATGGATTTTGCAGACATAATATCTTCTGCAAATTTCTTGTATAGCTTAGGAATGTTATTAGAATTtgcttcttttctgtggttgagaAGAAAGTCACCAGAAGTGAAGAGACCATTTAGTGTCCCATTGGGGTTTTCAGGATTGGTTGTGATGTGCTTGATTCCATCTGTGTTTTTGGTGTATGTCATGACTGTGGCTACCAAACCTGTTCTTTTGATTAGCTCTTTGTTAACTCTGGTTGGAATTGGTTGGTATTTCTTGATGAATCTCTGCAGATCAAAGATGTGGTTTCAGTTCATCAAGGGTGAAAATCAATTGGATAAAGATGATCATGATGTATAA
- the LOC133781661 gene encoding probable polyamine transporter At3g13620, whose amino-acid sequence MESQNPISGQVKQQPQNDKITAQTSSRSLELPLTTAANNSISVSKKLTLIPLIFLIYFEVAGGPYGEEPAVQAAGPLFAILGFLIFPFIWSVPEALITAELSTAFPGNGGFVIWAERAFGPFWGSLMGTWKFLSGVINIAAFPVLCINYLEKIIPVLEAGWPRYVAILVSTLSLSFLNYTGLSIVGYAAVVLGIVSLSPFVLMSLIAIPKIQPHRWISLGQKGVKRDWNLFFNCLFWNLNFWDNVSTLAGEVENPQKNFPLALMVAVIFTCSAYLIPLIAVIGAVDVDQSKWETGFHAEAAEIIAGKWLKVWLEFGSVLSAIGLFEAQLSSSAYQVLGMANIGILPKFCATRSKKFNTPFVGIVASTLIALAISYMNFTVIISSANFLYALGMLLEFASFVWLRRKMPTLKRPYRVPMKIPGLIIMCLVPSSFLIFVMAIATKTVFLVSGVMTAAGMGWFLFMRFCKSKKLLKFSETEE is encoded by the coding sequence ATGGAGTCCCAAAATCCCATTTCAGGCCAAGTGAAACAACAGCCACAGAATGATAAAATTACGGCACAAACATCATCAAGATCATTAGAATTGCCACTCACAACAGCAGCCAATAATTCAATCTCAGTCTCGAAGAAACTGACTTTGATTCCTCTGATCTTTCTCATCTACTTTGAAGTTGCTGGTGGCCCTTATGGTGAAGAGCCTGCGGTCCAAGCAGCCGGGCCCCTCTTCGCCATCCTCGGCTTCCTTATATTCCCCTTCATCTGGAGTGTCCCAGAAGCACTCATCACAGCTGAGCTCTCCACTGCCTTTCCTGGAAATGGTGGCTTTGTCATTTGGGCAGAGCGCGCCTTTGGTCCTTTCTGGGGATCCTTAATGGGAACATGGAAGTTCCTTAGTGGTGTCATCAACATAGCTGCATTCCCAGTTCTTTGTATCAACTACTTGGAGAAAATCATTCCAGTTCTTGAGGCCGGGTGGCCTCGGTATGTTGCTATCTTGGTATCGACATTGTCTCTTTCGTTTCTCAACTATACTGGCTTATCAATTGTTGGATATGCTGCAGTTGTACTTGGGATTGTTTCACTCTCACCATTTGTGTTGATGTCTTTGATTGCAATTCCAAAGATTCAACCTCACAGATGGATCAGTTTAGGCCAAAAGGGAGTGAAAAGGGACTGGAATTTGTTCTTCAACTGTctgttttggaacttgaactttTGGGACAATGTAAGTACTTTAGCAGGAGAAGTTGAAAACCCTCAAAAGAATTTCCCTTTGGCTCTTATGGTAGCTGTCATTTTCACTTGCTCGGCCTATTTAATACCTCTAATTGCCGTGATTGGAGCTGTTGATGTGGATCAAAGTAAATGGGAAACCGGTTTCCATGCTGAGGCTGCTGAAATCATAGCCGGTAAATGGCTAAAAGTATGGCTAGAATTCGGTTCTGTTTTATCTGCAATTGGACTCTTTGAAGCGCAACTTAGCAGCAGTGCATACCAAGTTCTTGGCATGGCAAACATAGGGATTTTGCCTAAGTTTTGTGCCACTCGTTCGAAGAAGTTCAACACTCCATTCGTGGGCATTGTTGCATCCACACTAATCGCTCTGGCGATATCCTACATGAATTTCACTGTCATAATCTCATCAGCAAATTTCTTGTACGCATTGGGAATGTTATTGGAGTTTGCTTCATTTGTTTGGTTGAGAAGAAAAATGCCAACCTTGAAGAGACCATATAGGGTACCAATGAAGATACCTGGTTTGATAATCATGTGTTTGGTTCCATCTTCTTTTCTGATCTTTGTGATGGCTATTGCTACCAAGACTGTGTTCTTAGTGAGTGGTGTTATGACTGCAGCTGGAATGGGATGGTTCCTTTTTATGAGATTTTGCAAGTCAAAGAAGTTACTCAAGTTTAGTGAGACTGAAGAATAG
- the LOC133784700 gene encoding probable polyamine transporter At3g13620 yields MEAVELPTTTKPPTNPKKLTLLPLIFLIYFEVAGGPYGEEPAVKAAGPLLALIGFLVFPFIWSIPEALVTAELSTAYPGNGGFVIWAQQAFGPFWGSLMGTWKFLCVVINIATFPILCVEYLEKLFPVLESGWPRYVTILAFIIILAIINYIGLTIVGYVAVILALISISPFVVMTCFAIPKIRPGRWIGLGQKGVKKDWSLYFNTLFWNLNFWDNVSTLAGEVENPHKTFPKALLVAVIFTCLSYLIPLFAVTGSVAVDQSLWETGFHAEAAKIIAGNWLKIWIEIGAVLSAIGLFQAQLSSSSYQILGMAEIGVLPKIFAYRSKKFNTPLLGILVSTGIVLAVSYLDLEVIIAAANFLYSLGMLLEFASFVWLRRKFPELRRPYKVPMGLVGLVLMCLIPSAFLLFVMSIARKMVYLISGVLTAVGIVWFFFIKLCRAKRLCQFNSNQFQEDQY; encoded by the coding sequence ATGGAGGCTGTTGAATTACCAACCACAACCAAACCACCCACAAACCCTAAAAAGCTTACTCTTCTCCCTCTCATCTTCCTCATCTACTTCGAAGTCGCCGGAGGTCCCTACGGCGAAGAACCAGCGGTCAAAGCCGCCGGTCCACTCCTAGCCCTAATCGGCTTCCTCGTCTTCCCATTCATATGGAGTATTCCCGAAGCCCTAGTCACCGCCGAGCTCTCCACCGCCTACCCCGGCAACGGAGGCTTCGTCATATGGGCACAACAAGCCTTCGGACCCTTCTGGGGTTCTCTCATGGGAACATGGAAGTTCTTATGCGTCGTCATCAACATCGCAACCTTCCCCATTCTCTGCGTTGAGTACTTGGAAAAACTCTTCCCTGTTCTCGAATCGGGTTGGCCTCGTTACGTAACCATTTTAGCTTTCATTATTATCCTTGCTATTATCAACTATATAGGCCTCACTATCGTTGGCTACGTAGCTGTGATCTTAGCCCTAATATCGATCTCACCTTTCGTGGTAATGACCTGTTTTGCCATACCTAAGATCAGGCCTGGTAGGTGGATTGGTTTAGGCCAAAAGGGTGTTAAAAAAGATTGGAGTCTGTACTTTAACACCCTTTTTTGGAACCTTAACTTTTGGGACAATGTATCAACTTTGGCCGGCGAAGTAGAAAACCCTCATAAGACCTTTCCGAAAGCACTCTTAGTCGCCGTTATCTTCACCTGTTTGTCGTACTTGATCCCTCTTTTCGCAGTGACTGGCTCAGTCGCCGTCGATCAAAGCCTGTGGGAGACCGGTTTCCACGCCGAGGCCGCCAAAATCATAGCCGGGAACTGGCTGAAAATTTGGATAGAAATCGGTGCAGTGTTGTCAGCGATTGGACTCTTTCAAGCCCAGTTGAGCAGCAGTTCGTACCAAATCCTTGGCATGGCAGAAATCGGAGTTTTGCCCAAGATTTTCGCCTACCGTTCGAAGAAATTCAACACTCCATTGTTGGGGATCTTGGTCTCAACTGGGATAGTTTTGGCAGTGTCATACTTGGATTTAGAGGTGATAATTGCTGCTGCAAATTTCTTGTACAGTTTGGGAATGTTGCTGGAGTTTGCCTCTTTTGTGTGGCTGAGGAGAAAGTTTCCTGAGCTGAGGAGGCCGTACAAGGTCCCAATGGGGTTGGTTGGTTTGGTGTTGATGTGTTTGATTCCATCTGCCTTTTTGCTCTTTGTCATGTCCATAGCCAGAAAGATGGTTTACTTGATCAGTGGAGTTTTAACTGCAGTTGGAATTGTTTGGTTCTTTTTCATCAAGTTGTGCAGAGCAAAAAGGTTGTGTCAATTCAATAGTAATCAATTCCAAGAAGATCagtactaa
- the LOC133784701 gene encoding uncharacterized protein LOC133784701 — MAKSSMTCSLSVLVLALALLALTFIPYASAKHKPSPPPPPHGAPTKSPVVPPIPRPRPPPPPPPSRLPPPPQRKYGRSSSASSPPPPL; from the coding sequence ATGGCAAAATCCTCTATGACTTGTTCTCTGTCTGTTTTAGTTTTAGCATTGGCTCTTCTTGCTCTAACTTTTATTCCCTATGCATCTGCAAAACACAAGCCATCACCACCACCGCCACCACATGGAGCTCCGACCAAGTCTCCGGTCGTACCACCAATACCCAGGCCGCGtccaccgccaccaccaccaccatcacgaCTGCCGCCGCCACCACAACGGAAATATGgaagatcatcttcagcttcaTCACCACCGCCGCCGCTCTAG